The proteins below come from a single Thalassotalea ponticola genomic window:
- a CDS encoding Yip1 family protein — protein sequence MILNHIWGLYAHPKDEWADIDNRHESMFYGLSHIMLVALIPAICGYYAAAHIGWSIGAGDPIKITKQSALLLSISMYAAIIAGVFALAYLIKWMAETFDAKPTFTQSLELAAYAATPVLMAGLAALYPILWFVAVVGCLAIAYSVYLLYSGVPIMMHIPDEKGFIYASSVVTAGLVLLVTILACTAILWTNFGFIPEFRN from the coding sequence ATGATTTTAAACCACATTTGGGGACTTTATGCCCATCCAAAAGATGAATGGGCTGACATAGACAACCGTCACGAAAGTATGTTTTACGGCTTAAGCCACATTATGTTAGTTGCTTTGATACCTGCTATTTGTGGCTACTATGCCGCTGCGCACATTGGCTGGAGCATTGGCGCAGGTGACCCAATAAAAATTACCAAGCAAAGTGCGTTACTATTATCTATTTCGATGTACGCGGCAATCATCGCCGGTGTATTTGCGTTAGCCTATTTGATCAAGTGGATGGCTGAGACCTTCGATGCAAAACCAACCTTTACTCAAAGCCTAGAGCTTGCTGCCTATGCTGCAACCCCTGTGCTAATGGCCGGTTTAGCCGCATTGTATCCAATACTTTGGTTTGTCGCCGTGGTGGGATGCTTAGCGATAGCCTACTCGGTGTATCTGCTCTATTCAGGCGTGCCAATTATGATGCACATCCCTGATGAAAAAGGCTTTATCTATGCGAGTTCGGTAGTTACCGCAGGTTTAGTGCTACTGGTCACCATTTTAGCTTGCACGGCGATATTGTGGACCAACTTTGGTTTTATTCCAGAGTTTAGAAATTAA
- a CDS encoding DUF885 family protein codes for MNKTPLALCISLLLVACSEQATMTSVTGQAPETTPVSAVSVDSKPSESERLNQWFADKFEQQLQRSPLQMTVLGRKDKYDQIDDVSEQAEDKELAWLAQSVEELKANFDYAQLTDEAQTSYDIWIYQYEQAKQGRPFRYNNYIFTQMQGMQALAAQFLISFHRVDDVSDMQAYNKRISGMANAISVLLERAKLHAEKGVRPPKFAYQGIIEQAQNLITGAPFSEGEPSALYGDATRKVNALLEAEKIDQQTAQQLLGETSRVLKQDWLPAYQSLIDWFSADMVNSQDNASGVGSQPNGEDYYNYRLKASTTTNLTAEQIHQLGLDEVARLQAEMREIMKQVEFEGTLTEFFRFIKTDDRFYYPNTDEGRQAYIDDTEQYLAFINQQLPKYFGILPKADLVVKRVEPFREQDGAAQHYSSGTPDGSRPGVYYAHLSDMRSMPKNEMEAIAYHEGNPGHHMQISIAQELTSVPQFRTQAGFTAYIEGWGLYAELLAKEMGAYQDPYSDFGRLITEIWRAVRLVVDTGLHAKGWTEQQAIEYFKANSPVAEEAVVSEVRRYLVWPGQATAYKIGMLKILELRAYAEQQLGESFDIRGFHDTILGGGAMPLDILERRVKQWVETQKQTVAAN; via the coding sequence ATGAACAAAACCCCACTCGCCTTGTGCATCAGTCTTTTATTAGTTGCTTGCTCTGAGCAGGCAACTATGACCTCGGTAACAGGCCAAGCCCCTGAAACCACACCAGTTAGCGCCGTATCCGTTGATTCTAAGCCAAGTGAAAGCGAGCGTCTAAATCAGTGGTTTGCCGATAAGTTTGAACAGCAGCTCCAGCGCAGTCCGTTGCAAATGACGGTACTTGGCCGCAAAGATAAATACGATCAAATCGATGATGTTAGTGAGCAAGCCGAAGATAAAGAACTCGCTTGGTTGGCACAATCTGTCGAAGAGTTAAAAGCTAATTTTGATTACGCACAATTAACCGATGAGGCACAAACCTCTTATGACATTTGGATTTATCAATACGAACAGGCGAAGCAGGGACGACCATTTCGTTACAACAATTATATTTTCACCCAAATGCAGGGGATGCAGGCGTTGGCGGCTCAGTTTTTAATCAGCTTTCATCGCGTAGACGATGTAAGTGACATGCAAGCGTATAACAAGCGTATCAGCGGTATGGCCAATGCGATATCGGTACTCTTAGAGCGCGCAAAATTGCACGCTGAGAAAGGGGTGAGACCGCCGAAATTTGCATACCAAGGCATTATCGAGCAAGCGCAAAACTTGATAACTGGCGCGCCGTTTTCAGAGGGAGAGCCATCTGCTTTATACGGTGATGCGACGCGCAAAGTGAATGCATTGCTAGAGGCGGAAAAAATAGATCAGCAAACCGCCCAGCAATTACTCGGTGAAACCAGTCGGGTGTTAAAGCAGGATTGGTTGCCCGCCTATCAGTCACTGATAGATTGGTTTAGCGCAGATATGGTTAATAGCCAAGACAATGCATCGGGCGTTGGCTCTCAACCCAATGGCGAAGATTATTACAATTACCGTCTGAAGGCGAGTACCACCACGAACTTAACCGCAGAGCAAATACACCAGCTCGGATTAGATGAAGTGGCGCGCCTGCAAGCTGAAATGCGCGAGATCATGAAACAGGTTGAATTTGAGGGAACTCTAACTGAGTTCTTTCGCTTCATTAAAACCGATGATCGCTTTTATTACCCCAATACCGATGAGGGGCGCCAAGCGTATATTGATGACACCGAGCAGTACTTAGCATTTATCAATCAGCAGTTGCCGAAGTACTTTGGTATTCTTCCTAAAGCTGACTTAGTGGTAAAACGCGTTGAACCGTTTAGAGAGCAAGATGGTGCCGCGCAACACTACAGCAGTGGTACGCCAGATGGTTCAAGACCTGGCGTTTATTATGCGCATTTATCGGATATGCGTTCGATGCCTAAAAATGAAATGGAGGCCATTGCCTATCACGAGGGCAATCCCGGCCATCATATGCAAATATCCATCGCCCAAGAGCTAACTTCAGTACCGCAGTTTAGAACGCAAGCCGGTTTTACCGCTTACATCGAAGGTTGGGGGTTGTATGCTGAGCTGTTAGCCAAAGAGATGGGTGCATATCAAGATCCATACTCGGATTTTGGACGCCTGATCACCGAAATTTGGCGTGCGGTACGTTTAGTTGTTGATACCGGTTTACACGCGAAAGGTTGGACTGAGCAACAAGCGATTGAGTATTTCAAGGCCAACTCACCGGTGGCAGAAGAAGCGGTGGTTTCAGAAGTTCGTCGCTATTTGGTGTGGCCGGGGCAAGCAACAGCCTATAAAATCGGCATGCTAAAAATTCTTGAATTACGCGCTTATGCCGAACAGCAGCTCGGTGAGTCGTTTGATATTCGCGGTTTTCACGACACTATTTTAGGCGGTGGCGCGATGCCGCTCGATATATTAGAACGTCGGGTCAAACAGTGGGTTGAAACTCAAAAGCAGACAGTCGCAGCGAATTAA
- a CDS encoding SurA N-terminal domain-containing protein, with the protein MLERIREGSTGFTAKAILVLVILTFVFAGVGTYTNSVDTSVAVVNGEKISQQQFETAYRNQRARMEQQYGDMFAQLAGNDAYMQSMRSNVLEQLINQELIDQQVAELDIKISDEQIKQTILSMPEFQVDGEFNNDRYLMLINQAGFYDASSFRDYLRTDMARRSLQSGVLATEFSLPYQQQLAAKLNNQTRDIRYATIAVQPFKDSVEVSDEEIDSYYQANKDNFATAEKVKVRYVALDMADLRANVEITDADVESYYQDNKAFYSTNERRRASHILLEFGDDQAAAEQQAEQLLAQINAGEDFAELAKQFSADLFSGENGGDLEWVERGDMDAAFEDALFALTSEQPISSVVESEFGYHIIKLTDIEEVKTKQLAEVADEIRQQLINDQALEKFYTLQGEMATIAFESPDSLEEVAIIANTEVKTSDWLTRAGNAAPFDNQQLIDAAFSEQVTLDALNSDVIEVVSDELVMVLRLDEYQQATIKPLEQVSDVIKAQLVNTKAQQAASEVAEQLFNSVATNGDSSELLVAHNSEFVAVETLVRNAADVDRAIVSKAFTMAHPGDDATSVASTQMSNGDFAVVELTAVNEGEVTDIDERAQQFAVSQLAQSAFESYVANLKEHAEVRRNLESAPAPLY; encoded by the coding sequence ATGTTAGAAAGAATAAGAGAAGGCTCTACGGGCTTTACAGCAAAAGCAATTCTTGTATTAGTTATTTTGACGTTTGTATTTGCTGGAGTGGGAACATACACCAATTCAGTTGATACATCGGTTGCAGTGGTTAATGGGGAAAAGATCAGCCAGCAACAATTTGAAACGGCATATCGCAACCAACGCGCTCGCATGGAGCAGCAATACGGCGATATGTTCGCACAGTTAGCTGGCAACGATGCTTACATGCAATCAATGCGCAGTAATGTGCTTGAGCAATTGATCAATCAAGAGCTTATTGATCAGCAAGTGGCAGAGCTTGATATCAAAATCAGCGATGAGCAAATCAAACAAACTATTCTGTCAATGCCTGAATTCCAGGTCGACGGCGAGTTTAACAACGACCGTTACCTTATGCTGATCAATCAGGCAGGTTTCTACGACGCCTCGAGTTTTCGCGACTATCTGCGTACTGATATGGCGCGTCGCAGTCTTCAATCTGGTGTTTTAGCAACGGAGTTTAGCTTGCCTTACCAACAACAGTTAGCGGCTAAGCTGAACAACCAAACACGTGATATTCGCTATGCCACTATTGCCGTGCAACCGTTTAAAGACAGCGTTGAAGTTAGCGACGAAGAAATTGACAGCTATTACCAAGCCAACAAAGACAACTTTGCCACAGCTGAAAAAGTGAAAGTTCGTTACGTGGCGCTTGATATGGCCGATTTACGTGCCAATGTTGAAATCACTGACGCCGATGTAGAGTCGTATTACCAAGACAATAAAGCGTTTTATTCGACCAATGAACGCCGCCGCGCATCGCATATCTTGTTAGAGTTTGGCGATGATCAAGCTGCAGCAGAGCAACAAGCAGAACAGCTACTTGCACAAATTAACGCGGGTGAAGACTTTGCCGAGTTGGCCAAGCAATTTTCAGCTGATCTATTTTCGGGTGAAAATGGCGGTGACTTAGAGTGGGTTGAACGCGGTGATATGGATGCTGCATTTGAAGATGCGCTGTTTGCATTAACCAGCGAACAACCAATCTCATCTGTGGTCGAATCTGAATTTGGTTATCACATCATTAAGCTAACTGACATTGAAGAAGTTAAGACCAAACAACTTGCTGAAGTTGCCGACGAAATTCGCCAGCAATTAATCAATGATCAAGCGCTTGAAAAGTTCTACACCTTACAGGGTGAAATGGCGACCATCGCATTTGAATCACCAGATTCACTTGAGGAAGTTGCGATTATCGCAAACACCGAAGTGAAAACCAGCGATTGGTTAACTCGTGCGGGCAATGCTGCGCCATTTGACAATCAACAGCTGATCGATGCCGCATTTTCAGAGCAAGTCACTTTAGACGCACTTAATTCGGATGTTATTGAAGTGGTCAGTGATGAGCTTGTGATGGTGTTGCGCTTAGATGAATATCAACAAGCAACAATTAAACCGTTAGAGCAAGTTAGTGACGTGATCAAAGCACAATTAGTTAATACTAAAGCACAACAAGCAGCTAGCGAAGTGGCTGAACAACTTTTTAACAGCGTGGCAACCAATGGCGACAGCAGTGAGCTATTAGTAGCACACAATAGCGAGTTTGTTGCGGTGGAAACTCTCGTTCGCAATGCGGCCGATGTTGATCGCGCTATTGTCAGTAAAGCGTTTACCATGGCTCACCCAGGCGATGATGCAACGTCTGTTGCGAGCACGCAAATGAGCAATGGTGACTTTGCCGTGGTTGAATTGACAGCGGTTAACGAGGGCGAGGTTACCGACATTGATGAGCGAGCTCAACAGTTTGCCGTTAGTCAGTTAGCGCAATCTGCGTTTGAAAGCTATGTTGCTAACTTAAAAGAACACGCTGAGGTTCGTCGTAATTTAGAAAGCGCACCTGCACCGCTTTACTAA
- a CDS encoding aldehyde dehydrogenase family protein: MTYQQQLEQQKAYFQQGTTRNIAWRKQQLTQIKKLVNDNEQAIIAALKADLGKPSQEAWITEISYITNEVDHALSKLKSWLKPQKVHTPLLAQPGQSAIKAEPYGSVLIIGAWNYPFQLVFAPLVAVIAAGNCAVLKPSELAPNISALVAKLVPEYLDTEAIHVVEGGVEQTSALLELAWDHIMYTGNGQVGRIVMTAAAKHLTPVTLELGGKSPVFVDRSADLTITCQRLAWGKWMNAGQTCIAPDYILTTADMVMPLINELVLQIKAMFGEDAKQSDSYGRIINERHCQRLQQYLMDQDVAFGGSVDVSQRYIEPTIVIDPDVTSSLMTEEIFGPILPIISIDSFAQAKQFIINRDKPLAAYLFSKEKTQHSDWVEQISAGSQCINDVMMFNAVTELPFGGVGPSGMGRYSGKHGFDNFSHFKAVLKRPFIKDVALRFAPYTAFKLALLRKLR; this comes from the coding sequence GTGACTTATCAGCAGCAACTCGAACAACAAAAAGCGTATTTTCAGCAAGGTACGACACGCAACATTGCGTGGCGCAAACAGCAACTGACTCAAATTAAAAAGCTCGTTAACGACAATGAGCAAGCTATCATTGCGGCTCTTAAGGCAGATTTAGGCAAGCCTAGCCAAGAGGCTTGGATTACTGAAATATCTTATATTACCAACGAGGTAGATCACGCGCTTAGCAAACTGAAGTCCTGGCTAAAACCACAAAAGGTGCATACACCACTGCTGGCTCAGCCAGGACAAAGCGCGATAAAAGCTGAGCCTTATGGTTCGGTGTTGATCATTGGTGCCTGGAACTACCCTTTCCAATTGGTTTTCGCACCATTAGTCGCTGTCATAGCTGCGGGTAATTGTGCGGTGTTAAAACCGTCAGAACTGGCGCCAAATATTTCAGCTTTAGTTGCTAAATTAGTACCTGAGTATTTGGATACTGAAGCAATACACGTTGTTGAAGGAGGGGTGGAACAAACATCCGCTTTGCTTGAGCTTGCTTGGGATCACATTATGTACACAGGCAATGGTCAGGTGGGGCGCATTGTGATGACGGCCGCGGCAAAGCATTTAACCCCAGTAACCTTAGAACTAGGCGGTAAAAGCCCGGTATTTGTCGATCGTTCCGCCGACCTAACGATTACCTGTCAACGCCTCGCTTGGGGTAAGTGGATGAATGCGGGACAAACCTGCATTGCCCCAGATTATATTTTAACCACCGCTGATATGGTTATGCCGTTGATCAACGAGCTGGTCTTACAGATCAAAGCCATGTTCGGTGAAGATGCCAAGCAAAGTGATAGCTATGGTCGCATAATTAACGAACGTCACTGCCAGCGTTTACAGCAATACTTAATGGACCAAGACGTCGCGTTCGGCGGTAGCGTGGATGTGTCTCAACGCTATATTGAACCGACAATTGTCATCGATCCCGATGTGACGAGCTCATTGATGACAGAAGAGATCTTCGGACCAATACTACCGATTATCAGTATCGATAGCTTCGCTCAAGCAAAGCAATTTATTATCAACCGAGATAAGCCTCTAGCAGCCTATTTATTTAGTAAAGAGAAAACTCAGCACAGTGATTGGGTTGAGCAAATCAGCGCCGGTAGCCAATGCATTAACGATGTGATGATGTTTAATGCCGTAACTGAACTGCCCTTTGGCGGTGTTGGTCCAAGTGGTATGGGTCGTTATAGCGGTAAACACGGATTTGATAATTTCAGCCATTTTAAGGCCGTGTTAAAACGTCCATTTATAAAGGACGTCGCGCTTCGATTCGCGCCATACACCGCTTTTAAACTTGCCTTATTACGCAAGCTTCGCTAA
- a CDS encoding peptidylprolyl isomerase: MITFKTNLGDIKIELDFDNAPKTAANFKQYCEDGFYNGTIFHRVIKGFMAQGGGFESGMGEKTTRASIENEANNGLSNVRGSLAMARTNEPHSASAQFFINLVDNTFLDFKSETVQGWGYCVFGKVVEGMDVVDKMTLVETGRYGFHDDVPKEDIIVESVEVA, encoded by the coding sequence ATGATCACATTCAAAACCAACTTAGGTGATATCAAAATTGAGCTAGATTTTGATAACGCTCCTAAAACTGCAGCCAACTTTAAGCAATATTGTGAAGACGGTTTCTACAACGGCACCATTTTTCACCGCGTGATTAAAGGCTTTATGGCGCAGGGCGGTGGCTTTGAGTCAGGTATGGGTGAAAAAACAACTCGCGCATCTATTGAAAACGAAGCGAACAACGGCTTGAGCAATGTTCGTGGCAGTCTTGCAATGGCGCGTACTAACGAACCACACTCTGCATCAGCACAGTTTTTCATTAACCTTGTTGATAACACTTTCCTAGATTTCAAAAGTGAAACAGTGCAAGGCTGGGGTTACTGCGTATTTGGTAAAGTTGTTGAAGGTATGGACGTTGTCGACAAAATGACCTTAGTAGAAACTGGTCGTTACGGCTTCCATGATGACGTGCCAAAAGAAGACATTATTGTTGAGTCTGTTGAGGTAGCGTAA
- a CDS encoding carboxymuconolactone decarboxylase family protein gives MTKSYKEITNALSANLQQLRPTIAETMKGFSMMAKAATSDGVLDKKTKELIALAIGVSTRCDGCIGFHAKALVQLGASREEVEETLAMSIYMGGGPSLMYAADALQAFDEFKQAND, from the coding sequence ATGACTAAGTCTTACAAAGAGATAACCAATGCCCTATCGGCGAATTTGCAGCAACTTCGTCCTACTATCGCAGAGACAATGAAAGGCTTTTCAATGATGGCTAAGGCTGCCACAAGCGATGGTGTTTTAGATAAAAAAACCAAAGAGTTAATCGCTCTTGCCATTGGTGTATCAACCCGTTGCGATGGTTGCATTGGCTTTCATGCCAAAGCCCTAGTCCAATTAGGCGCCAGTAGAGAGGAAGTTGAAGAAACGCTGGCAATGTCAATATATATGGGTGGTGGACCTTCGCTGATGTATGCCGCCGATGCGTTACAAGCATTTGACGAATTTAAGCAAGCTAATGATTAA
- a CDS encoding tRNA isopentenyl-2-thiomethyl-A-37 hydroxylase MiaE: protein MYQDLLAPIKQFLHCETPQQWIDHAQKPQNLQVLLTDHMICELKAAQTAMWLIRKYAVDKASGDALLAWLKPFEEFIYKKNGSFAELAKANKLTKSIVPKANSAYGQDLIDKMVLLIKEELHHFYQVLEIMEARDIPYQNITAGRYAKGMMRHVKTHEPETLIDKLICGAYIEARSCERFAKLAPFLDDELHKFYVSLLRSEARHYQDYLTLAEQIAGKDISDRVALFGQVEAELISSPDEDFKFHSGCPVSGS, encoded by the coding sequence ATGTACCAAGACTTATTGGCGCCAATCAAACAATTTTTACACTGCGAAACACCGCAACAGTGGATCGATCACGCGCAGAAACCCCAAAACCTACAAGTGTTATTAACCGATCATATGATTTGCGAGCTAAAGGCTGCGCAAACTGCTATGTGGTTGATCCGTAAGTATGCGGTAGACAAAGCCAGTGGCGATGCCTTGTTAGCTTGGTTAAAGCCGTTTGAGGAGTTTATTTACAAGAAAAATGGCAGTTTTGCTGAATTAGCCAAGGCGAATAAATTGACCAAGTCGATTGTACCGAAAGCTAATTCCGCTTATGGTCAAGACCTAATCGATAAAATGGTGTTGTTAATAAAAGAAGAACTACACCATTTTTACCAAGTACTCGAGATCATGGAAGCGCGTGACATTCCCTATCAAAACATCACTGCAGGTCGTTATGCCAAAGGGATGATGCGCCACGTCAAAACTCATGAGCCAGAGACCTTAATCGACAAATTGATTTGCGGAGCGTACATAGAGGCGAGATCGTGTGAGCGCTTTGCCAAACTGGCACCATTTCTAGATGATGAATTACATAAATTTTATGTCAGTTTACTGCGCTCTGAAGCACGGCATTATCAAGATTACCTAACGCTCGCGGAACAAATCGCTGGTAAGGACATTAGCGATCGAGTCGCATTGTTTGGTCAAGTTGAAGCAGAACTGATATCTTCGCCTGATGAGGATTTTAAGTTTCACAGTGGCTGCCCTGTTAGTGGCAGTTAA
- a CDS encoding HU family DNA-binding protein encodes MNKSQLIEKIAEGADISKAAAGRALDSFIDAVSDELKAGEQVALVGFGTFSVRDRAARTGRNPQTGATIEISAAKVPAFKAGKALKDAVN; translated from the coding sequence GTGAATAAGTCTCAACTAATCGAAAAAATCGCAGAAGGCGCAGATATCTCTAAAGCAGCTGCTGGTCGTGCACTAGATTCTTTTATCGACGCAGTTTCTGATGAACTAAAAGCAGGTGAGCAAGTTGCTCTTGTGGGTTTTGGTACATTCTCAGTACGTGACCGCGCAGCTCGTACAGGTCGCAACCCACAAACTGGTGCGACTATTGAAATTTCAGCAGCTAAAGTACCAGCTTTCAAAGCGGGTAAAGCACTTAAAGACGCTGTAAACTAA
- a CDS encoding UDP-2,3-diacylglucosamine diphosphatase, giving the protein MLTYFIADLHLTKERSDITECFLRFIEQQAPLAERLYILGDFFEYWIGDDDDNPFVLTIADQLKQLSDKGTEIFFIQGNRDFLLGKKFADRASMTLLPDSQVIDIYGQRALIMHGDTLCTRDVEYQKFRKKSRSWWWQWIVKALPLSTRRKMAEDYRKKADSQGPMTNNDIMDVSQDEVVAQMRASDVQLLIHGHTHRPNVHTFELDGKQATRIVLGDWYEQGAWLKFDEHGFELLNEPLITP; this is encoded by the coding sequence TTGCTCACCTACTTTATTGCTGACTTGCATTTAACCAAAGAGCGCTCAGATATTACTGAGTGCTTTTTGCGTTTTATTGAGCAGCAAGCGCCATTGGCTGAGCGTCTTTATATTCTCGGAGATTTTTTCGAGTACTGGATTGGCGATGACGATGATAATCCGTTCGTATTAACCATTGCTGACCAACTCAAACAGCTCAGCGACAAAGGTACTGAAATATTCTTCATTCAAGGTAATCGAGACTTTTTATTGGGTAAAAAGTTTGCCGACAGGGCCTCCATGACCTTACTTCCCGACAGCCAAGTGATCGATATTTACGGTCAACGGGCGTTAATTATGCATGGCGATACCTTGTGTACTCGCGATGTTGAATATCAAAAGTTTCGCAAAAAATCTCGCTCCTGGTGGTGGCAGTGGATAGTAAAAGCGTTACCGCTTAGCACCCGACGAAAAATGGCTGAAGATTACCGGAAAAAAGCCGATAGCCAAGGGCCTATGACCAATAATGACATTATGGACGTCAGTCAAGACGAAGTTGTGGCGCAAATGCGTGCTTCTGATGTGCAATTGCTTATTCACGGCCACACCCATCGCCCCAATGTGCACACGTTTGAGCTTGATGGCAAGCAGGCAACGCGCATTGTATTAGGCGACTGGTATGAACAAGGCGCTTGGTTAAAATTCGACGAACACGGATTTGAGTTACTAAACGAACCGCTGATTACCCCCTAG